One stretch of Leptospira bouyouniensis DNA includes these proteins:
- a CDS encoding MarR family EPS-associated transcriptional regulator, which yields MKEQYEYSDHHLKLLQLLDENPNLSQRDASDVLGLSLGKVNYILKAFLDKGLIKMNNFRNNKNKLAYTYLLTPQGIEEKARMTLHFYEKKKREYEALRAEVEKLGETIEKLS from the coding sequence ATGAAAGAACAATACGAATACAGCGACCACCACCTCAAGTTACTCCAATTACTTGATGAGAACCCTAATTTATCACAGAGAGACGCATCGGATGTGTTGGGACTCAGTTTAGGAAAGGTGAATTATATTTTGAAGGCATTTCTCGACAAAGGGCTGATCAAAATGAATAATTTTCGTAATAATAAAAACAAACTTGCGTACACATATTTACTCACACCACAAGGAATCGAAGAAAAAGCTCGAATGACTCTTCATTTTTACGAAAAGAAAAAAAGAGAATACGAAGCACTTCGCGCTGAGGTAGAGAAGTTAGGTGAGACCATCGAAAAGTTAAGCTGA
- a CDS encoding GDP-L-fucose synthase family protein, with product MNVSSKIYVAGHKGLVGSALVKVLNKSGYTNVIGRSHQELDLTNQKDVIQFFESEKPEYVFLAAAKVGGIHANNTYPAEFIFSNLQIQNNIIDASYRYGIKKLCFLGSSCIYPKFAKQPMDEGQLLDGKLEPTNEPYAVAKIAGIVMCQSYNRQYGTNFISVMPTNLYGPGDNYHPENSHVLPALMRRFHEAKVNQLPEVVIWGTGKPLREFLYSEDMARACVFLMENYDVTGDPKGGEHVNIGSGIEVSIKELAETVKEVVGYNGKLIFDPTKPDGTPRKLLDVSKLHKMGWKHEVNLNEGVRLTYDDYSKSI from the coding sequence ATGAATGTATCATCAAAAATTTATGTTGCTGGACACAAAGGTCTTGTTGGATCTGCTTTAGTAAAAGTATTAAACAAATCTGGATACACAAATGTTATTGGTAGGTCTCATCAAGAACTAGATTTAACCAACCAAAAGGATGTGATTCAATTTTTTGAATCTGAGAAACCAGAATATGTATTTCTTGCAGCAGCTAAAGTTGGCGGAATTCATGCTAATAATACCTATCCTGCTGAATTTATTTTTTCAAACTTACAAATTCAAAACAATATCATCGATGCATCATATCGTTATGGAATCAAAAAACTTTGTTTTTTGGGATCTTCTTGCATTTATCCTAAATTTGCCAAACAACCCATGGATGAAGGCCAACTTTTAGATGGTAAATTGGAACCGACAAATGAACCTTATGCGGTTGCAAAAATTGCAGGCATAGTAATGTGTCAGTCTTACAACCGTCAGTATGGTACAAATTTTATATCGGTGATGCCTACAAATTTGTATGGACCTGGTGATAATTACCATCCAGAAAACTCACATGTGTTACCTGCTCTTATGCGAAGGTTCCATGAGGCTAAGGTCAATCAGTTGCCTGAAGTTGTGATTTGGGGAACTGGTAAACCCCTTCGTGAATTTTTATATTCTGAAGACATGGCAAGGGCCTGCGTATTTCTAATGGAGAATTACGATGTAACAGGAGATCCAAAGGGTGGCGAACATGTGAATATCGGTTCTGGGATTGAAGTTAGTATCAAAGAACTTGCAGAAACAGTGAAAGAAGTTGTTGGTTATAATGGAAAACTGATTTTTGATCCAACAAAACCTGATGGAACACCTAGAAAATTATTGGATGTATCTAAACTCCACAAAATGGGTTGGAAACATGAAGTGAATTTGAACGAAGGTGTTCGTCTGACTTACGATGATTATTCTAAATCAATTTAG
- a CDS encoding SLC13 family permease — protein sequence MQDLIILTVLLLIFAAIVIVYLFEISTGFVFFTLSILFLLTGLIETKEFLSSFFDETLMTIVTLIFISKGLEYNRLTEVFRNLLLNGTKRYVLFKLNVFSMVYSMFVNNAAVVSTMIGILRGRYKYQRPFLMSISFASILGGMLTLVGTSTNLIVNNLKMKSGFPTWNLFDFFVIGIIPATVGLIYLAKVPLQLFGEADTDLKDKSSIFEVHVSPDSKLIGKSIEENGLRNLKKIFLGEVVRENGELVSPASPTHIIQKNDRLVFVGDKEDILSVGILKDLVVLDTDSSYLLKNVNEVMVSDESDLIGLTPKNAQFRARFNAVIISIRRGDKVFYKNIGDETIRSGDQLTLVIGDDFNKSYTNDLSFVHLEKKVETNGIMSSILFLVFFICILILNLFGLLSLFKGTLLVLVFAFLTKIISLNSLRAEIPYNLIMTVGSAFVISVVLKNLKAPELILSFLLPYLLQMPVFISLFLFFIFVIFLTEFVSNAVAAGIAFPFALSLAQGLSTATEPFFLVTAFGASASFLTPFGYHTNMMVFSIGHYKPSEFLKLGLPLTIAYVVFVYVSILYKFDLYVSF from the coding sequence ATGCAAGATCTGATCATCCTTACTGTTTTACTTTTGATTTTTGCTGCAATAGTAATTGTATATTTATTTGAAATCTCAACTGGTTTTGTTTTTTTTACATTATCCATACTCTTTTTATTAACGGGTTTGATTGAAACAAAAGAGTTTTTATCTTCTTTTTTTGATGAAACTCTCATGACAATTGTAACTCTTATTTTTATTTCCAAAGGGCTTGAATACAATCGATTAACGGAGGTTTTTCGGAATTTATTATTAAACGGTACAAAAAGATACGTTTTATTCAAGTTAAATGTGTTTTCAATGGTTTATTCCATGTTTGTGAATAATGCGGCTGTTGTATCGACTATGATTGGAATTTTAAGAGGGCGTTACAAATACCAAAGGCCTTTTTTAATGTCAATCTCATTTGCTTCCATTTTAGGTGGTATGCTCACCTTGGTAGGAACTTCGACTAATTTGATCGTGAATAATCTAAAAATGAAATCTGGATTTCCTACCTGGAATTTATTCGATTTTTTTGTGATTGGTATCATACCGGCAACTGTAGGATTAATTTATTTGGCCAAGGTACCTTTACAATTGTTTGGTGAGGCAGATACAGATTTAAAAGATAAGAGTTCAATTTTTGAGGTACACGTTTCGCCTGATTCTAAATTAATTGGTAAATCGATAGAAGAGAATGGACTTCGGAATCTTAAAAAAATATTCTTAGGAGAAGTTGTTCGTGAGAATGGGGAATTAGTGTCTCCTGCATCACCAACTCATATTATCCAAAAAAATGATCGTTTGGTTTTTGTTGGAGATAAAGAAGACATTCTGTCTGTTGGAATTCTAAAGGATTTGGTTGTTTTGGACACAGATTCTAGTTATCTATTAAAGAATGTAAATGAAGTCATGGTGTCAGATGAATCTGATTTAATTGGACTCACACCTAAAAATGCACAATTTCGAGCTAGGTTTAATGCTGTGATCATCTCGATTAGAAGAGGGGATAAGGTCTTTTACAAAAATATTGGGGATGAAACAATTCGGTCAGGAGACCAACTTACGCTTGTGATTGGAGATGATTTTAATAAATCTTATACGAATGATTTAAGTTTTGTCCACTTGGAAAAAAAAGTGGAAACGAATGGAATTATGAGTTCTATTTTGTTTTTGGTATTTTTTATCTGTATCCTTATTTTAAATTTATTTGGATTACTTTCCTTATTTAAAGGAACACTTCTTGTGTTGGTGTTTGCTTTCCTCACAAAAATCATTTCCTTAAATTCCTTAAGAGCTGAAATACCTTACAATTTAATTATGACAGTGGGATCTGCCTTTGTGATTTCAGTTGTCCTTAAGAATCTAAAAGCACCTGAATTGATCTTATCGTTTCTATTGCCGTATTTGCTTCAAATGCCCGTTTTTATTTCCCTTTTTCTGTTTTTTATATTCGTTATTTTTTTAACTGAGTTTGTAAGTAATGCTGTTGCTGCAGGGATTGCATTTCCTTTTGCCTTGTCTTTAGCACAAGGACTCTCAACGGCAACGGAACCTTTTTTCTTAGTAACAGCATTTGGTGCAAGTGCTAGTTTTTTAACACCTTTTGGTTACCACACGAATATGATGGTATTTAGCATTGGTCATTACAAACCATCAGAATTCCTTAAATTAGGACTCCCTCTCACAATTGCTTATGTAGTTTTTGTATATGTTTCAATCTTGTATAAATTTGATTTATACGTTTCTTTTTAA
- a CDS encoding ABC transporter ATP-binding protein: MFVLIFFSLLFESFGIGVIVPLVSVLTDSSQLRENQYFVSVISYLGNPPLETLAIYAMVLMVVLYTIRTIYLIYFTWEQASYAAEFQSKLSRTLFKKYLDQPYLFHVNRNSSELIRNTSTEVAALVSMVQQALSFFNEAITMVGISLFLVYVEPVGAFVVVGSLGLAAGITFVLARKKLLTLGLQRQNYEAERIRHFQQGLGGIKDIKIYGREDEFLSRYRKESDGAARVVKQYTTLVAFPRLWLEYFSILGFVLLILTSLSQGKTLSEAATLVALFGAAAFRVMPSINRMLVIMQNIKFSLPTIDLIYQECKLKDSPKEKRVQSVKETLLEFHSLKLENLQFSYSSVPVIKNISLEIESGTTIGFIGESGAGKSTLLDLILGLITPDSGDIKVNDNSILKDPNSWQRIIGYVSQNIYLTDDTLKNNIAFGIPDKQIDTNRVNEAIQLAQLESFVNKSEFGIETIVGERGVKLSGGQKQRIGIARALYHNPSVLILDEATSSLDLNTESEVMDAINALHGQKTILIIAHRLSTLQSCDKIYRIENGMIFQDHSIHEQRKKI; encoded by the coding sequence ATGTTTGTCTTGATATTTTTTAGTTTGCTTTTTGAATCATTCGGGATTGGGGTGATTGTTCCCTTAGTCTCTGTATTGACAGATTCGAGCCAATTAAGAGAAAATCAATATTTTGTAAGTGTGATTTCTTATCTCGGAAATCCTCCGTTAGAGACTTTGGCTATTTATGCAATGGTTCTCATGGTAGTGTTGTATACGATTCGAACCATTTATTTAATTTATTTTACTTGGGAACAGGCAAGTTACGCGGCTGAATTTCAAAGTAAATTATCGAGAACACTTTTTAAAAAATATTTAGACCAACCGTATTTATTTCATGTGAATCGAAATTCATCTGAGTTAATTCGGAATACTTCCACGGAAGTGGCTGCTCTTGTTTCGATGGTGCAACAAGCCTTATCATTTTTTAATGAAGCAATCACTATGGTTGGGATTTCCTTGTTTCTAGTTTATGTGGAACCCGTTGGTGCATTTGTTGTAGTGGGTTCGTTAGGGTTGGCAGCTGGAATTACATTTGTCCTTGCTAGAAAAAAATTGTTAACACTTGGTTTACAAAGGCAAAATTATGAAGCAGAAAGGATTCGTCATTTTCAACAAGGGTTAGGTGGTATCAAGGATATCAAAATTTATGGACGAGAGGATGAATTCTTAAGTCGTTACCGAAAGGAAAGTGATGGTGCTGCAAGAGTAGTGAAACAGTATACAACTCTGGTTGCCTTCCCTAGATTATGGTTGGAGTATTTTTCTATTTTAGGATTTGTGCTTTTGATTTTAACATCACTTAGCCAAGGGAAAACATTGAGTGAAGCCGCTACTTTGGTAGCTTTATTTGGTGCTGCTGCTTTTCGGGTGATGCCTTCGATTAATCGGATGCTCGTTATCATGCAAAATATAAAATTTTCTCTTCCGACAATCGATTTGATTTACCAAGAATGTAAATTAAAAGACTCTCCAAAAGAAAAAAGAGTACAAAGTGTTAAAGAGACTCTTTTAGAATTTCACTCCTTAAAATTAGAAAATTTACAATTTAGTTATTCATCGGTTCCTGTGATTAAAAATATTTCATTGGAAATTGAATCTGGTACTACCATTGGATTTATCGGTGAAAGTGGTGCAGGCAAAAGTACTCTTTTAGATCTGATTTTGGGTTTAATCACACCTGATTCTGGTGATATTAAAGTAAATGATAACTCGATATTGAAAGATCCAAATTCTTGGCAAAGGATTATTGGGTATGTCTCCCAGAACATATATCTAACTGATGATACTTTAAAGAACAATATTGCTTTTGGTATACCAGATAAGCAAATTGATACCAACCGAGTGAATGAAGCAATTCAACTTGCGCAACTAGAGAGTTTTGTGAACAAATCAGAATTTGGAATCGAAACAATTGTTGGAGAAAGGGGTGTTAAGTTGTCTGGTGGGCAAAAACAAAGAATTGGAATTGCTCGTGCATTATATCATAACCCATCTGTTTTAATTTTAGATGAAGCTACTAGTTCCTTAGATTTAAATACTGAGAGTGAAGTGATGGATGCAATCAATGCATTACATGGTCAAAAAACAATTTTGATCATTGCTCACCGTCTAAGTACCCTTCAAAGTTGTGACAAAATTTATAGAATCGAAAATGGTATGATTTTTCAAGATCACTCTATACATGAACAAAGGAAGAAAATATGA
- the pseC gene encoding UDP-4-amino-4,6-dideoxy-N-acetyl-beta-L-altrosamine transaminase: MIPYGRQDISQADIDRVVEVLKGDFLTQGPMVPKFEAAVAAGSQVNHAVAVNSATSALHIACLALGVGPGDYVWTSPNSFVASSNCALYCGAKVDFVDIDKDTYNISVEALESKLIQAEKQGTLPKVVIPVHFAGQAPEMDKIHILSQKYGFKIIEDASHAIGASYKGKPVGNCEYSDITIFSFHPVKIITTGEGGMALTNDEKIYATLYRLRSHGITRDVNQMVNLPHGPWYYEQIELGFNYRMTDIQAALGYSQYQRLNEFVSKRHQIANTYFELFKNKPVILPKQMPDSYSSFHLFVLQLKLEELESSQTQIFERFRNSGILVNLHYIPIYRQPYYSKMGFKIEDFPNMEEYYSRALSIPMYPGLTNDQLKEIVLRLTTPIGHQTLF, encoded by the coding sequence ATGATTCCATACGGTAGACAGGATATTTCACAAGCTGATATCGATCGAGTTGTTGAAGTATTAAAAGGTGATTTTTTAACACAAGGACCCATGGTTCCAAAATTCGAAGCAGCTGTTGCCGCAGGTTCACAGGTGAATCATGCTGTGGCTGTTAATAGTGCAACTTCAGCTTTACACATAGCTTGTTTGGCTCTCGGTGTTGGACCTGGAGATTATGTTTGGACAAGTCCAAATAGTTTTGTTGCTAGTTCAAACTGTGCTTTGTATTGCGGAGCAAAAGTTGATTTCGTTGATATAGATAAAGATACATATAATATTTCCGTTGAAGCTTTAGAGTCTAAACTCATCCAAGCAGAAAAACAAGGCACTTTACCCAAAGTTGTAATCCCAGTTCACTTTGCGGGCCAAGCTCCCGAGATGGATAAAATTCACATTTTATCCCAAAAATATGGTTTTAAAATCATTGAGGATGCTTCGCACGCAATCGGTGCATCGTATAAAGGTAAACCTGTTGGAAATTGTGAGTATAGCGATATCACAATCTTTAGCTTTCATCCCGTAAAGATCATCACAACGGGTGAAGGTGGAATGGCACTTACAAATGATGAGAAGATTTATGCAACGCTTTATAGACTTCGTAGTCATGGAATCACACGTGATGTAAATCAGATGGTGAATTTACCACATGGCCCATGGTATTATGAACAAATTGAACTTGGATTTAATTATAGAATGACTGATATCCAAGCTGCGCTTGGTTATAGTCAATACCAAAGGTTAAATGAATTTGTAAGCAAACGTCATCAAATTGCGAATACATACTTTGAACTTTTTAAAAATAAACCAGTTATTTTACCGAAACAAATGCCGGATTCATATTCCTCGTTTCATTTATTTGTTCTTCAATTGAAACTAGAAGAATTGGAATCTTCTCAAACCCAAATCTTTGAGAGATTTCGAAATTCTGGCATTTTGGTAAACCTACATTATATTCCAATTTATCGTCAGCCATACTATTCCAAAATGGGATTCAAAATTGAAGATTTCCCAAACATGGAAGAGTATTACAGCCGTGCATTGAGTATCCCAATGTATCCAGGACTTACGAATGACCAATTAAAAGAAATTGTTCTCCGTCTCACCACACCCATCGGTCACCAAACTCTTTTTTAA
- a CDS encoding aldo/keto reductase, with translation MQQQLTLGTVQFGLNYGVSNSVGKVNPKEVESILDIAYENGISELDTAVAYGDSEFILGKLINGRFKVSTKLPKLDLENQKNVREWTKSQIESSLERLNVNQIETLFLHDVSVIFSPNASEIYETIQDFISKGTIRKFGLSIYNHHDLEKIPSYVEYNRIQCPINVFDRSLESSGWMDSLHLKGIEIQARSIFLQGILLMKKERRPNYFSKWSGLFEKWDKTIEMNQISPTLLCILFIKTLTKVSNVVFGVESKNQLLEIISHFKENRTLQFLDGLSSDDEDLIFPFRWTLK, from the coding sequence ATGCAACAACAGTTAACTTTAGGAACGGTTCAGTTTGGATTAAACTATGGAGTTTCGAATTCAGTAGGGAAAGTAAATCCAAAAGAAGTAGAATCGATTTTAGATATTGCTTATGAGAATGGAATCTCGGAGTTAGATACTGCGGTTGCCTATGGGGACAGCGAATTCATTTTGGGTAAGCTGATAAACGGAAGATTTAAGGTATCTACCAAATTACCAAAATTGGATTTAGAGAATCAGAAGAATGTTCGTGAATGGACCAAATCACAAATTGAATCTTCTTTAGAAAGATTAAACGTCAATCAAATCGAAACCCTTTTTTTACATGATGTTTCCGTAATATTTAGTCCTAATGCATCTGAAATTTACGAAACCATTCAGGATTTTATTTCCAAAGGAACCATTCGTAAATTTGGTTTGAGTATTTATAATCATCATGATTTGGAAAAAATTCCAAGTTATGTTGAATACAATCGAATCCAATGTCCTATCAATGTATTTGATCGTTCCTTAGAGTCTAGTGGATGGATGGATTCTTTACATTTAAAGGGAATTGAAATCCAAGCACGTTCCATTTTTTTACAAGGAATCCTCTTGATGAAAAAAGAAAGAAGACCCAATTATTTTTCTAAGTGGTCTGGATTGTTTGAAAAATGGGATAAAACGATAGAGATGAACCAGATTTCTCCTACACTCCTCTGTATTCTTTTTATAAAAACTCTAACTAAAGTTTCAAATGTGGTTTTTGGTGTAGAATCAAAGAACCAACTTTTAGAAATTATCTCCCATTTTAAAGAAAATCGAACATTACAATTTTTGGATGGACTCTCTTCTGATGATGAAGACTTAATTTTTCCGTTTCGTTGGACATTGAAATGA
- a CDS encoding aminotransferase class III-fold pyridoxal phosphate-dependent enzyme — protein MKVLAIVQARMGSTRYPGKVMEPIIGYPMIDLLINRLRTSRLINQIIVATSIASVNDPFVKHLLELEIDCFRGSENDVLNRFYLAAEKYKADVVVRITGDCPLVDANLVDQVIDLYLQGGVDYASNINPPTYPDGLDIEVFSFDALREANEKATADFDREHVTPFLRREKQFRRKNIVNADDHSSLRWTVDEPEDLVVIKNVFEHFSPNTSFSWLDVLALESSKPELFQSNKKYLRNQGSIMSSGQKLWQRAKKVIPGGNMLLSKRAEMFLPEKWPAYFSKANGCKVWDIDGKEYIDMFLMGVGTNTLGYGHPEVDQAVFEVIKSGNMSTLNCPEEVYLAEKLVELHPWSDMVRLARTGGEANAIAIRIARAASGRDKVAICGYHGWHDWYLSANLSSDDRLSGHLLPGLDPNGVPKSLAGSVFPFHYNQIEELVSLVKNESIGVIMMEVSRNTGPSSGFLEKVREIATKNGIILIFDECTSGFRQTFGGLHKQYKVDPDMAIFGKTLGNGYAITAIIGRRNIMESAQATFISSTFWTERIGPTAALKTLEVMENLKSWETITAIGNQITDAWKSLASDTKLELDYWGLPALCGFTVKSSNALKYKTYITQEMLKKGYLAGNSVYACISHTDEIIEKYLENLKPIFQVISQCENGKDIDTLLEGPVCHSGFSRLN, from the coding sequence ATGAAAGTATTAGCGATCGTACAAGCGAGAATGGGTTCCACAAGGTATCCAGGGAAGGTAATGGAACCAATTATTGGTTACCCTATGATTGATTTACTGATCAATCGATTGAGAACCTCTCGGTTGATAAACCAAATCATTGTTGCAACTTCAATTGCTTCCGTAAATGATCCTTTTGTTAAACATCTACTTGAGTTGGAAATTGATTGTTTCAGAGGTAGTGAAAACGATGTTTTAAACCGTTTTTATTTAGCAGCAGAAAAATATAAAGCGGATGTAGTTGTAAGAATCACTGGCGATTGTCCTCTTGTGGATGCGAACTTGGTAGACCAAGTGATCGACCTTTATTTACAAGGTGGGGTTGACTATGCTTCAAATATCAATCCTCCAACTTACCCAGACGGTTTGGATATCGAAGTATTCTCATTTGATGCATTAAGAGAAGCTAACGAAAAGGCAACAGCAGACTTTGATCGGGAACATGTAACTCCCTTCTTAAGAAGAGAAAAACAGTTTCGAAGAAAAAATATCGTAAATGCTGATGACCATTCATCCCTAAGATGGACAGTGGATGAACCAGAGGATTTGGTTGTCATTAAAAATGTATTTGAACACTTTTCACCGAATACCAGCTTCTCTTGGTTAGATGTATTGGCATTAGAGTCATCAAAACCTGAGTTATTCCAATCTAATAAAAAATATTTAAGAAATCAAGGTTCGATTATGAGTAGTGGCCAAAAACTTTGGCAGAGGGCAAAAAAAGTGATCCCTGGTGGAAACATGCTTCTTTCAAAAAGAGCAGAAATGTTTTTGCCTGAAAAATGGCCTGCATACTTTAGCAAAGCTAACGGATGTAAGGTTTGGGATATCGATGGCAAAGAATATATCGATATGTTTCTTATGGGTGTTGGTACGAATACTTTAGGATATGGTCATCCAGAAGTTGACCAGGCTGTTTTTGAAGTAATCAAATCAGGCAATATGTCAACACTTAACTGTCCTGAAGAAGTTTACTTAGCTGAGAAGTTAGTTGAATTACATCCTTGGTCTGATATGGTTCGTTTAGCAAGGACAGGTGGAGAAGCAAATGCAATTGCTATCCGAATTGCAAGAGCAGCTTCAGGAAGGGATAAAGTAGCTATCTGTGGTTACCATGGCTGGCATGACTGGTATTTATCGGCAAACCTATCAAGTGATGATAGACTCTCTGGTCATTTATTACCAGGTTTAGATCCAAATGGAGTCCCAAAATCTTTGGCTGGATCTGTTTTTCCATTCCATTATAATCAAATCGAAGAATTGGTATCCTTAGTTAAAAATGAATCAATTGGTGTGATTATGATGGAAGTTTCTCGGAACACTGGTCCAAGCTCAGGATTCTTAGAAAAAGTCAGAGAGATTGCAACTAAGAATGGAATCATACTTATCTTCGACGAATGTACTTCAGGATTTCGACAAACCTTTGGTGGTTTACATAAACAATATAAGGTTGATCCTGACATGGCAATTTTTGGGAAAACATTAGGAAATGGTTATGCGATTACAGCTATCATAGGAAGAAGAAATATCATGGAGTCCGCGCAAGCAACATTTATCAGTAGTACGTTCTGGACAGAACGCATTGGGCCCACTGCTGCATTAAAAACTTTAGAAGTAATGGAAAATTTAAAATCGTGGGAAACAATCACTGCGATTGGAAATCAAATCACAGACGCATGGAAATCATTAGCGAGTGATACTAAACTTGAATTGGATTATTGGGGTTTACCTGCACTTTGTGGTTTCACTGTAAAAAGTTCTAATGCATTAAAGTACAAAACTTACATCACACAAGAAATGCTAAAAAAAGGATATTTAGCAGGTAATTCTGTCTATGCATGTATCAGTCATACGGATGAGATCATAGAGAAATACTTAGAAAATTTAAAACCTATTTTCCAAGTGATCTCACAATGTGAAAATGGAAAGGATATTGATACACTCTTAGAAGGACCTGTTTGCCATTCTGGATTCAGCCGTTTGAACTAA
- a CDS encoding PseG/SpsG family protein, with amino-acid sequence MVLFLTEYFRLNGLGHLRRCIAFSELFESKGIKKQILVNTDHEDADVFHTDIKQQNWLVHKQLETKYDAIIIDSYRAQAADYEHFKQYTNHLVAIDDDNRIEYPSGCIIYNGGLGGLIYQYDPNRFKKILAGPEYALLRKEFRENREEKKINQNLERILITMGGSDPLHLTSKLIQFYHAEFPSSQLDVIIGPGFTDFKEEEFIHVPTLKIYKNLDARSMCDLMIKVDLCITAGGQTIYELGKLGIPFIVIQTAENQLGNISGLVKSGVIESFINPSMGDFLKSLSQLNQKLADVAIRQNMSTKLKTIFQNKSLDIVGSILN; translated from the coding sequence GTGGTTCTTTTTTTAACTGAGTATTTTCGATTGAATGGATTAGGGCATCTTAGGCGATGTATTGCCTTCTCTGAATTGTTTGAAAGTAAAGGGATTAAAAAACAAATCCTTGTAAACACTGACCACGAGGACGCAGACGTATTTCATACAGATATAAAACAACAAAATTGGCTGGTTCATAAGCAATTGGAAACTAAGTATGATGCAATTATCATTGATTCATACCGAGCTCAAGCTGCTGACTATGAACACTTTAAACAATATACAAATCATTTAGTTGCGATTGATGATGACAATCGAATAGAATATCCATCTGGTTGTATCATTTACAATGGGGGACTCGGAGGTTTGATTTACCAATATGATCCGAATCGATTTAAAAAGATATTAGCTGGTCCCGAGTATGCTTTATTGAGAAAAGAGTTTCGAGAGAATCGAGAAGAGAAAAAGATAAATCAAAATTTAGAAAGGATACTCATCACGATGGGAGGAAGTGATCCTTTACACTTAACGTCCAAATTAATACAATTTTACCATGCTGAATTTCCATCTTCTCAATTGGATGTGATCATTGGTCCAGGTTTTACGGATTTTAAAGAAGAAGAGTTCATTCACGTTCCTACTCTCAAGATATATAAAAATCTCGATGCTCGTTCTATGTGTGATCTTATGATCAAGGTTGACTTGTGTATTACTGCAGGTGGACAAACGATCTATGAACTAGGCAAATTGGGGATTCCTTTTATTGTGATCCAAACTGCAGAAAACCAATTAGGAAATATTTCTGGACTCGTAAAATCTGGTGTGATCGAATCTTTTATAAATCCAAGTATGGGAGACTTTTTAAAAAGTCTTTCCCAGTTAAACCAGAAACTGGCAGATGTTGCCATCCGACAAAATATGAGTACAAAACTAAAAACGATTTTCCAGAACAAATCTTTGGATATCGTTGGATCCATTTTAAATTAA
- a CDS encoding methionyl-tRNA formyltransferase, which yields MNEVIFCGFGGLGQSCLSELINFGLRVTHVLTHKELKSDSVDTLALENKIPFYYSDLRKDQILLDELKSKKVKYLISVNYRYIIPIQLLESASYPLNIHGSLLPKYRGRAPHIWAIINGENFTGVTCHIMEVTVDTGPIYSQIKIPISSDTTGNDIINEFKKIYPIVLRETLEKIKNQYLPTPQKEEDATYFGKRIPEMGYIDILKSKQSIINFVRAQTRPYPGAYYYLPTGDKIIIYKISVFNSKEFETTLTLGSIRKFNEDYLLSVSDGILMITEYEII from the coding sequence ATGAACGAAGTAATCTTTTGTGGTTTTGGTGGCTTAGGGCAAAGTTGTTTATCCGAACTTATAAACTTTGGTTTAAGAGTCACTCATGTATTAACACATAAAGAATTGAAATCTGATTCTGTGGATACCCTTGCCTTAGAAAATAAAATTCCATTTTACTATTCTGATTTGAGAAAAGACCAAATCCTTTTGGATGAACTGAAGAGTAAAAAAGTCAAATATCTCATTAGTGTAAATTACCGTTATATTATCCCTATCCAGTTGTTAGAATCTGCATCATACCCTCTGAATATCCACGGATCCTTATTGCCTAAGTATAGGGGAAGGGCTCCTCATATATGGGCCATTATCAATGGTGAGAATTTTACAGGTGTGACTTGCCATATCATGGAAGTTACAGTTGATACTGGGCCAATTTATAGCCAAATTAAAATTCCAATTTCCTCCGATACAACTGGAAATGACATCATCAACGAGTTTAAAAAAATATATCCAATCGTTTTAAGAGAGACTTTAGAAAAAATTAAAAACCAATATCTACCAACTCCTCAAAAGGAAGAGGATGCAACGTATTTTGGGAAACGGATTCCTGAGATGGGTTATATCGACATTCTCAAATCGAAACAGTCAATTATAAATTTTGTTCGAGCGCAAACTCGTCCTTATCCAGGAGCTTACTATTATTTACCTACAGGTGATAAAATAATCATTTATAAAATCTCAGTATTCAACTCAAAAGAATTTGAAACTACTTTAACTTTGGGAAGTATTCGAAAGTTTAACGAAGATTACTTGCTTAGTGTTTCTGATGGAATTTTAATGATAACGGAATATGAAATTATATGA